The window AGAGCACAGGGATCATGCATCTCTTTTCCTCAGTCAGTGTCTGCCAGGTACTGGCAAGGAAAGGCTGCTACCAGAGAGAACTCCTGGAATTCCTCCTGGCACCTAAGGAGGCTGGGGAGACAGAACTAGGGAAGAGGTGCCCTTGAGACATCTTCTGAAATCATCCCATCGCCTTCCAGCTTCTTTCAGCTCAGGCTGGCTGGTCGGGGGAACGCTTTGTGCCATAGTGTctgccctcttcctcctcctggctTCTCCGTTCTCTCTGGAACTCGTGGCTTAGGAAAGCagtgaggtggaggaggaggaacccTAGATCAGCAGCTAGAATTGACTGGAATGCTGCTGCTGGCTTGCGGTAATTGACACTGGGCCATTCACCTTCCtcctctgcacctcagtttcctcatctataaaagggaGAGGGTTGAGCTGAACCAACTCTAAGCTCCTTCTAGTTCTCTAAATTCTGAGAGCCTCCCAGTACAGCCAGCTGCAGCCGTTAGCCTTCAGGGTAGGGAGGCCTCTTCTAGGAAGCCCCAGCCAGCCTGGGAGTCGGCCCAAGGAGCTGGGAATCTAAGGCTGCCCCAGTCTCTTCACTTTACCAGCGgtttttcttcattctccctcctccccctgcaGCTGCTTCAGCTTCGGAAAAGTTCTGAAGTCATGGAAAGTTGGGGCTGTGCTCCCAGCCAGGGGCTAGGCCGGATGGCAGCCAAAACCTGAGCTGggttttgactttatttttagcttttctgaCTGAGACAGAGGAGGGAATACATTCTCCAGTTCTGGAAGGGGCTCTTTTTTGCAGGAGAAAGACATTTGCATTAAACAACTTGTTCTGAGGTGTGGCCAGAGGCCTGGACTGAGCAAGTGTGCAGGCTGGGGGAGCTTCCTCTGGCTTCTCTTGTCCTTCCCCTGCCCCTCTGAGTGTCACTCTATCCTTCctgcttggtggggggaggtgggggtgaCTCCTTTTTTGGACTCTCCTAAGCCGGTGGCAGAACGCTGCCTGGTCTCGTCCTCCAGAGCTTCTGCAAATCTAGCCTTCCCTATCCCTCTTCACAGTGAATTGCTGGGCCTCTTGGAGTTTAGGGCTTTTGTGGTAGGAGAAAAATGTTGGCAGAGCCGCTTTTCTCCTTTCCAGGATAGATTTTTCCTTCTGCCCACgcttggttttccttttttccatctGCTGTGGTGGGCTCATGCTTAAGCACTGATGAGTTACAGATGGCAGCTGGAACCAGGTCCTCTGGATCTTTCCCTCCGCTCCCTGGGTCTGCTGCTTTCTCTCACCCTATATTTGTGAAGGGATTGTAACGTCTAGAAAGTTCTTTGGTTCTCTGGAGGTTTTTAAGAAAATAGGAcctttcaggccgggcgcggtggctcaagcttgtaatcccagcactttgggaggccgaggcgggcgaatcacgaggtcaggagatcgagaccacggtgaaaccccgtctctactaaaaatacaaaaaactagccgggcgtcgtcgtgggcgcctgtagtcccagctactcggagaggctgaggcaggagaatggcgtgaacccaggaggcggagcttgcagtgagccgagattgcgccactgcactccagcctgggcgacagagcgagactccgtctcaaaaaaaaaaaaaaaaaaaaaagaaaataggacctTTCTATTTCTCCAGTCCACCAGCAAAAATAATCAGGGGCCCAGAAAAGGTGAGGGAGGTGGCAGAGACAGCGCTGTTCCACTGGTTATAGCTAAAGCTTTACCCACTTTGAGGAGCAGGGAGGCTTAAAGCTGGGGCCCAGATGGACCTGGAGGCCTGGGATCCACATCTGGAGCCAGATGCTGAGGCTGTGGTAGATGGGTAGGGCTCAGCCTTCTCCCAGGGCACggatgaggcaggagggagggaggcagggacccCTCTGTTCAGTGCAGATCAGGGCACCCAGACTGGGTCTGAGGTCCCTCTGAGCTCTAACCAGACTTCCCTTCCCCACAGTCCCACATGTGTAAAAGGGACTAGGAGAGGTGACCAAGTACCTTTGGGGCTCAGATCGAGAAGTGCTAGGGACATGTGGGCCATGAGCTTAGTTGTCAGGCTCTCAGAGGGAGGGAAGCTTGGCCAAAGGGAAGTGGGTGGAGTCCAGGGAGAAGGCTAAGGCCCTGTGTGGGAAGGGGCAGGAGACAAAGGTACCCCTGTCTCTTTGGGAAAGAATGGGAGGAGACAGAGGGAAAAGCATTCATATCACGGGGTAGAGCTCTGCCCTTGGCCCCAGGCACGTTCCTGAGCCCTGAGTCATGGGAAGGGTGGAGAAGCAGGAAGGGGGTTTTCAGGGACCTTGGGGAGGTGGGAGCCCAGGCCCAGAGGCAAGCAGATGCAAACCAACCTAATGCAAGGATGCCCTCTCCTGGTAGTTGCAGGCACAGCAGCGCCAGCCCCCATGGCTGACCTCTTGGGAGCCTGGCACTGTCTAGGCACACAGACTCCTTCTCTTAAATCCACTCTCCCCTCTCTTCTTTAGCAATACCAAGAAGGAGGGTGACCTGATAGCTGCTCAGGCTCGGCTGAAGGACCTGGAGGCTCTGCTCAACTCCAAGGAGGCTGCATTGAGCACTGCTCTCAGTGAGAAGCGCACGCTGGAGGGCGAGCTGCACGATCTGCGGGGCCAGGTGGCCAAGGTGAGGCCACCCTGCAGGGCCCACCCATGGCCCCACCTAACACATGTACTCTCACTCTTCTACCTAGGCCCTCCCCCATGTGGTGCCTGGTCTGACCTGTCACCTGATTTCAGAGCCATTCATCTGTCCTAGAGTCATTTTACCCACTGAGGCCACATCTTATCCTAATTTGGCCGCCCATGGGATCTACCACAGTGAATTTAAAATAAtccaggaggccgggcgcggtggctcacgcctgtaattccagcactttgggaggccgaggcgggcggatcacgaggtcaggtgatcgagaccaccctggctaacacagtgaaaccccgtctctactaaaaatacaaaaaattagccgggcatggtggcggatgcctgtagtcccagctgctcgggaggcggaggcaggagaatggcgtgaacccgggaggcggagcttgcagcgagctgagatctcgccactgcactccagcctgggcaacagagcgagactccgtctcaaaaaaaaaaaaaataataataataaaataggccgggcgcggtggctcacgcctgtaatcccagcactttgggaggccgaggcgggcggatcacgaggtcaggagatcgagaccatcctggctaacaaggtgaaaccccatctctactaaaaatacaaaaattagccgggcgaggtggcaggcgcctgtagtcccagctacgcgggaggctgaggcaggagaatggcgtgaaccccggggggcggagcctgcagtgagccaagatcgcgccactgcactccagcctgggtgaaagagcgagactccgtctaaaaaaaaaaaaaaaaataaataaataaataaataaataaataaataaataaaaataaaaataaaataatccaggccaggtgtggtggctcatgcctgtaatcccagcactttgggaggccaaggtgggtggatcatttgaggtcaggagtttgagaccaatctgaccaacatggttaaaccccatctctactaaaaatacaaaattagccaggcgtggtggtgcacacctgtagtcccaactacttgtgaggctgaggcaggaaaatcatttgaacccaggatcagaggttgtggtgaactgagattgtgccattgcactccagcctgggcaacaagagcaaaaatctatctcaaaaaaaaaaaaaaaaaaaatagccaggcacggtggctcatgcctgtaatcctagcactttgggaggcagaggtgggcagatcacctgaggttaggagttcgagaccagactggccaacatggcgaaacctcatctctactaagaatacaaaaattagctgggcatggtggaaggcacctgtaatcccagctacttgggagtctgagctaggagaatcgcttgaacccaggaggtggaggttgcagtgagccaagatcgggtcacagcactccagcctaggcaacagagcgagactccgtctcaaaaaaaataaataaaaataaaaataaaaaataaataaaagctaggaatcaaagaagcagtttatgcCTAATTTCAGTCTCATCTGTTCATAGTGGGGCCAGGATTAGAGTCAGTGGCCAAGCTTCCATCCTGGGTTCTTTCCCTTCCCAGGCCCTACCATCATAGTATACCAGGGAAAGACCCGGAGAAGCCAGCAGGTTGACCACCAAACCAAGGCTGGGCCACCTTCCTCCTGGGTCTGGTCTCCAGCCTCCCAGTTGTACCCTTCCCCCAGCCCTTCCTGGTTGCACTGATCAGCCTGTGCTTCCTTgccctgtttttctttataaatagagACATTAGAGACAtgttctcctctctctgtctctctttttttttttttttttttttgagacggaatcttactctgtcacccaggctggagtgcaatggcacgatctcagctcactgcaacctctgtctcccgggttcaagcaattctcctgcctcagcctcccgagtagctgggattacaggtgcccgccaccatgcccagctactttttgtatttttcgtgcagacagggcttcaccatgttggccaggatggtctccatctcctgacctcaggtgttctgcccgcctcggcctcccaaagtgctgggattacaggcgtgagccaccatgcctggtaagATGGGTTCTCTCTGTGttgttgaggctggtcttgaactcctggccgcaagagatcttcctgcctcagcctcccaatgtgctgggattataggcatgagccaccacacttagccCAGCCTGCACTTTCTTAAATGAAAATCTAAGCatacggctgggtgtggtggctcatgcctgtaatcccagcactttgggaggccgaggtgggcggatcacgaggtcaggagatggagaccatcctggccaacatggtgaaaccccgtctctactaaaaatacaaaaattagttgggtgtggtggcgcatgtctgtagtcccagctactcaggaggctgaggcaggagaatggcatgaacctgggagacggagcttgcagtgagccgagatcgtgccactgcactccagcctgggtgacagagcgagactccgtctcaaaaataaaaataaaaataaaaaaaagaaaatctaagcatGGTGCTCCCCTGCTCAAACATCGTCAGGTTCTTTTCATGGCAGATAAGGGCATCTCTTCATGAGCCAGCCCCTGCCTACTGACCCACCCACCTCTCCCACCCCTTCCCACCCCGTACTTCAGGCTTCAGCAGTACTGATCTTTCCAAAGACCCCACAACATGCATGCCTTCATACCTCTGTGCCCATACATGCTTGTTTCTGCCCTTGAAGTCATGACAGTAACTCTCTGTAGGCCCCGCTAGCCTGTCCCTTGGGTCTTAGCCTCTTGGAGGCCTTCCTGGAGCCCCCCAAAAGTACCCCAGGCATACTTTGGTTCCTTCTCTCATGTCCCCTCAGTACTTTGTGCATACCTCCTTTATAGCAGGTGCTATGTTGTGCCAGAGAAGGGAGTCCTGTGGCTGGGGGgcatatatcttttctttttgagacagagtctagctgtgtcgcccaggctggagtgcagtagtgcgatctcggctcactgcaacctccacctcctggattcaagcgattcttgtgcctcagcctcctgagtagctgggactacaggcatgtgccaccatcaagcccggctacttttttgtattagaTATATCTTTTCTCTCTTAGCACAGTACCTACCAAGAGTGAGTGAGTAGATGTCCTGACCCCTGCAGGCATCCAAGGCCCTCCTTCCCTGGACCTATTTCCACATGTATGAAGGGGTGCACGGGCAGCAGCCCACCTCTCAGCTTCCTTCCAGTCCTTGTGTTCTGTGACCCCTTTTCCTCACCTCTGCCTGCTTCCTCACAGCTTGAGGCAGCCCTGGGTGAGGCCAAGAAGCAACTTCAGGATGAGATGCTGCGGCGGGTGGATGCTGAGAACAGGCTGCAGACCATGAAGGAGGAACTGGACTTCCAGAAGAACATCTACAGCGAGGTGGGGACTGTGCTTTGCAGGCcagagggctggggctgggtgatGACAGACTTGGGCTGGGCTTGGGGGGACTAGCTGCATGCAGAGCTCGCCTTCCTGAGTCCCTTGCCCTAGTGGACAGGGAGTTGGGGGTGGCCAGCACTCAGCTCCCAGGTTAAAGTGGGGCTGGTAGTGGCTCGTGGAGTAGGGCTGGGCAGGGAGCCCCGCCCCTgggtcttggcctcccaggaaCTAATTCTGATTTTGGTTTCTGTGTCCTTGCTCCAACCCTTCCAGGAGCTGCGTGAGACCAAGCGCCGTCATGAGACCCGACTGGTGGAGATTGACAATGGGAAGCAGCGTGAGTTTGAGAGCCGGCTGGCGGATGCCCTGCAGGAACTGCGGGCCCAGCATGAAGACCAGGTGGAGCAGTATAAGAAGGAGCTGGAGAAGACTTATTCTGCCAAGGTGCTTGCTCTCACCTGGttccctctctgcctctgcccttGGCAGCCCTACCCTTACCCACGCTGGGCTATGCCTTGGGGGGATCAGGCAGATGGTGGCAGGGAGCTCAGGGTGGCCCAGGACCTGAGGCTGTAGCAGTGATGCCCAACTCAGGCCTGTGCCTCCACCCTTCCCGGTCACCACAGTCCTAACCCTTTGTCCTCCCCTCCAGCTGGACAATGCCAGGCAGTCTGCTGAGAGGAACAGCAACCTGGTGGGGGCCGCCCACGAGGAGCTGCAGCAGTCGCGCATCCGCATCGACAGCCTCTCTGCCCAGCTCAGCCAACTCCAGAAGCAGGTGATACCCCACCTCACCCCTCCATCCAGGGGCCTAGAGTCTGGGCAGGATGCAGGCTGGAAGCCCagagttgggggtgggaggtTCCTGAGGAGGAGAGGGATGAAAAGTGTCCCCAGAACCACAGAGAAGGGTCACAGGATGTGGAGTCAGATGGCCTGTGTGCTGTTTCTGTACACTCTTACCTCACCTTCACTTCTCAGGGCTTTGGTTTTCCCATTCAAAAATGGAGGCTGTTCTTAATCTCCCTAACTCAGAGTTGCCATAAGACTCTGCAATGTGAGGTGTTAAAAGCGTCAGTATTTTTCTAGCTGGCTGTGCCATTTGTGACAGGAGAAAAAGAGTTTAGCTTCAGAACGAGAGGTTTCAGTTAGACAAGGGGAAGGACTTCCCAGTTGCCAGCCAAGACTATGTTTAGAGCTTGTGATCTTCAGAGCTGGCTCTGATGAGGGCTCTGGGGAAGCCTCTGATTGCAGATCCTGGAGAGAGTAGCCAGGTGTCTCCTACACCGACCCACGTCCCTCCTTCCCCATACTTAGGGCCCTTGGGAGCTCACCAAACCCTCCCATACCCCTGCAGCTGGCAGCCAAGGAGGCGAAGCTTCGAGACCTGGAGGACTCACTGGCCCGTGAGCGGGACACCAGCCGGCGGCTGCTAGCAGAAAAGGAGCGGGAGATGGCCGAGATGCGGGCAAGGATGCAGCAGCAGCTGGACGAGTACCAGGAGCTTCTGGACATCAAGCTGGCCCTGGACATGGAGATCCACGCCTACCGCAAGCTCCTGGAGGGCGAGGAGGAGAGGTGGGCTGGGGAGACGTCGGGGAGGTGCTGGCAGTGTCCTCTGGCCAGCGACTGGCCTTGACTAGACCCCCACTTGGTCTTCCTCTCCCCAGGCTACGCCTGTCCCCCAGTCCCACCTCGCAGCGCAGCCGTGGCCGTGCTTCCTCCCACTCATCCCAGACACAGGGTGGGGGCAGCATCACCAAAAAGCGCAAGCTGGAGTCCACCGAGAGCCGCAGCAGCTTCTCACAGCATGCACGCACTAGCGGGCGCGTGGCCGTGGAGGAGGTGGACGAGGAGGGCAAGTTTGTCCGGCTGCGCAACAAGTCCAATGAGGTAGGCTCCTGGTCAGGGTCTAAGGGGATACAGCTGCATCAGGGAGAGAGTGGCAAGACAGAGGGATGGCATGTGGAGAGAGGAACATCCTTGCCCTCAGAGGGTGGACCAGGGTGAGCCTGTATATCTCCTCCACACTCTAGTTCCAGGCCTGGCTCCTGGACTCTTTGGCTGTGAGACCTTGAGCAGGTTATTTAACCTCTCagagcatcagtttcctcatctgtaaaatggggacgaATAATGATCCCTAAGTCTTTGAGTTGTTGGGAAGACGAAAGATAAGGTATCCGTGTGCCTGGTGCTGCGTATGTATCCACAGATCATGGCTATTATCCCCAGGGGGAAGGGCAGTGACAGGGGTAGGTGTAGATGGAAGGAGAGGCCTCAATTGCAGGCGGGCAGAGGGCTGGGCCCTTGAGCAAGATACACCCAAGAGCCTGGGTGAGCCTCCCCCACCTTCCTCTTCCCTATCTTCCCGGCAGGACCAGTCCATGGGCAATTGGCAGATCAAGCGCCAGAATGGAGATGATCCCTTGCTGACTTACCGCTTCCCACCAAAGTTCACCCTGAAGGCTGGGCAGGTGGTGACGGTGAGTGGCAGGGCGCTTGGGACTCTGGGGAGGCCTTGGGTGGCGATGGGAGTGCTGAGGTAAGTGTCCTTTTCTCCTCTCCAGATCTGGGCTGCAGGAGCTGGGGCCACCCATAGCCCCCCTACCGACCTGGTGTGGAAGGCACAGAACACCTGGGGCTGCGGGAACAGCCTGCGCACGGCTCTCATCAACTCCACTGGGGAAGTAAGTAGGCCTGGGCCTGGCTGCTTGCTGGACGAGGCTCCCCGTGATGGCCAACATCGGAGCCAGCTGCCCCCAACCCAAGTTTGCCAATTTGGGGCCCCTTTCTAGAGCTGTCTGTTGCAGGCCCCAGACTTCCCCACCCAGTAGGCAAAGCAAAAGATGCTTCCTCAACAGCACAAGGGGTGGAAGTTAGACAGTGAGAATTGTTAAAGGCAGAGCCATACTCCTACCCGGAGAGCTTGACAGTGTCCCTCCGGGGTGGAAATGAGTTCCTTAGCTCCATCACCACAGAAGACAGAGTAAGCAGCAGGCCGGACAAGGGGCAGGTCACAAGAAAAGTTGCAGGTGGTCACTGGGGTAGACATGCTGTACAACCCTTCCCTGGCCCTGACTCTTGGGCCTGGTTCTCTGTCCCCGCCAGGAGGTGGCCATGCGCAAGCTGGTGCGCTCAGTGACTGTGGTTGAGGACGACGAGGATGAGGATGGAGATGACCTGCTCCATCACCACCACGTGAGTGGTAGCCGCCGCTGAGGCCGAGCCTGCACTGGGGCCACCCAGCCAGGCCTGGGGGcagcctctccccagcctccccgtGCCAAAAATCTTTTCATTAAAGAATGTTTTGGAACTTTACTCGCTGGCCtggcctttcttctctctcctccctatACCTTGAACAGGGAACCCAGGTGTCTGGGTGCCCTACTCTGGTAAGGAAGGGAGTGGGAACTTTCTGATGCCATGGAATATTCCTGTGGGAGAAGTGGACAAGGGTCTGGATTTGTCTcctgggaaagggaggggaggacagACGTGGGGCATGCCCGCCCTGCCTCTCTCCGCCATTCTTGTTGCATGCATATCCTCTCATTTCCCTCATTTTTCCTGCAAGAATGTTCTCTCTCATTCCTGACCGCCCCCCCCACTCCAATTAATAGTGCATGCCTGCTGCCCTACAAGCTTGCtccctttctgtcttcttttcctcttaAGCTCAGAGTAGCTAGAACAGAGTCAGAGTCACCGCTCTGGTTCTCTGTCCCCAAGTCTTCCTGAGCCTTCTCCCCTTTTatgtcttccctctcctcctcctggccCCTGGCCTCCCAAACCCCTGTTGCCCTCTAGCTCCTTAGGCACAGCACCCCACCTTCCTGCCTGGCGGCTGGGAGCCTGCAGGAGCCTGGAGCCTGGTTGGGCCTGAGTGGTCAGTCCCAGGCTCGCCGTCCCGCCTGAGCCTTGTCTCCCTTCCCAGGGCTCCCACTGCACCAGCTCGGGGGACCCCGCTGAGTACAACCTGCGCTCGCGCACCGTGCTGTGCGGGACCTGCGGGCAGCCTGCCGACAAGGCATCTGCCAGCGGCTCAGGAGCCCAGGTGGGCGGACCCATCTCCTCTGGCTCTTCTGCCTCCAGTGTCACGGTCACTCGCAGCTACCGCAGTGTGGGGGGCAGTGGGGGTGGCAGCTTCGGGGACAATCTGGTCACCCGCTCCTACCTCCTGGGCAACTCCAGCCCCCGAACCCAGGTGAGTTGTCTCTGCTTTGTCTCCAAATCCT of the Symphalangus syndactylus isolate Jambi chromosome 12, NHGRI_mSymSyn1-v2.1_pri, whole genome shotgun sequence genome contains:
- the LMNA gene encoding lamin isoform X5, with translation MDLEAWDPHLEPDAEAVVDGNTKKEGDLIAAQARLKDLEALLNSKEAALSTALSEKRTLEGELHDLRGQVAKLEAALGEAKKQLQDEMLRRVDAENRLQTMKEELDFQKNIYSEELRETKRRHETRLVEIDNGKQREFESRLADALQELRAQHEDQVEQYKKELEKTYSAKLDNARQSAERNSNLVGAAHEELQQSRIRIDSLSAQLSQLQKQLAAKEAKLRDLEDSLARERDTSRRLLAEKEREMAEMRARMQQQLDEYQELLDIKLALDMEIHAYRKLLEGEEERLRLSPSPTSQRSRGRASSHSSQTQGGGSITKKRKLESTESRSSFSQHARTSGRVAVEEVDEEGKFVRLRNKSNEDQSMGNWQIKRQNGDDPLLTYRFPPKFTLKAGQVVTIWAAGAGATHSPPTDLVWKAQNTWGCGNSLRTALINSTGEEVAMRKLVRSVTVVEDDEDEDGDDLLHHHHGSHCTSSGDPAEYNLRSRTVLCGTCGQPADKASASGSGAQVGGPISSGSSASSVTVTRSYRSVGGSGGGSFGDNLVTRSYLLGNSSPRTQSPQNCSIM
- the LMNA gene encoding lamin isoform X4 — protein: METPSQRRATRSGAQASSTPLSPTRITRLQEKEDLQELNDRLAVYIDRVRSLETENAGLRLRITESEEVVSREVSGIKAAYEAELGDARKTLDSVAKERARLQLELSKVREEFKELKARNTKKEGDLIAAQARLKDLEALLNSKEAALSTALSEKRTLEGELHDLRGQVAKLEAALGEAKKQLQDEMLRRVDAENRLQTMKEELDFQKNIYSEELRETKRRHETRLVEIDNGKQREFESRLADALQELRAQHEDQVEQYKKELEKTYSAKLDNARQSAERNSNLVGAAHEELQQSRIRIDSLSAQLSQLQKQLAAKEAKLRDLEDSLARERDTSRRLLAEKEREMAEMRARMQQQLDEYQELLDIKLALDMEIHAYRKLLEGEEERLRLSPSPTSQRSRGRASSHSSQTQGGGSITKKRKLESTESRSSFSQHARTSGRVAVEEVDEEGKFVRLRNKSNEDQSMGNWQIKRQNGDDPLLTYRFPPKFTLKAGQVVTIWAAGAGATHSPPTDLVWKAQNTWGCGNSLRTALINSTGEEVAMRKLVRSVTVVEDDEDEDGDDLLHHHHVSGSRR
- the LMNA gene encoding lamin isoform X1, whose protein sequence is METPSQRRATRSGAQASSTPLSPTRITRLQEKEDLQELNDRLAVYIDRVRSLETENAGLRLRITESEEVVSREVSGIKAAYEAELGDARKTLDSVAKERARLQLELSKVREEFKELKARNTKKEGDLIAAQARLKDLEALLNSKEAALSTALSEKRTLEGELHDLRGQVAKLEAALGEAKKQLQDEMLRRVDAENRLQTMKEELDFQKNIYSEELRETKRRHETRLVEIDNGKQREFESRLADALQELRAQHEDQVEQYKKELEKTYSAKLDNARQSAERNSNLVGAAHEELQQSRIRIDSLSAQLSQLQKQLAAKEAKLRDLEDSLARERDTSRRLLAEKEREMAEMRARMQQQLDEYQELLDIKLALDMEIHAYRKLLEGEEERLRLSPSPTSQRSRGRASSHSSQTQGGGSITKKRKLESTESRSSFSQHARTSGRVAVEEVDEEGKFVRLRNKSNEDQSMGNWQIKRQNGDDPLLTYRFPPKFTLKAGQVVTIWAAGAGATHSPPTDLVWKAQNTWGCGNSLRTALINSTGEEVAMRKLVRSVTVVEDDEDEDGDDLLHHHHGSHCTSSGDPAEYNLRSRTVLCGTCGQPADKASASGSGAQVGGPISSGSSASSVTVTRSYRSVGGSGGGSFGDNLVTRSYLLGNSSPRTQSPQNCSIM
- the LMNA gene encoding lamin isoform X3, with the protein product MGNSEGCNTKKEGDLIAAQARLKDLEALLNSKEAALSTALSEKRTLEGELHDLRGQVAKLEAALGEAKKQLQDEMLRRVDAENRLQTMKEELDFQKNIYSEELRETKRRHETRLVEIDNGKQREFESRLADALQELRAQHEDQVEQYKKELEKTYSAKLDNARQSAERNSNLVGAAHEELQQSRIRIDSLSAQLSQLQKQLAAKEAKLRDLEDSLARERDTSRRLLAEKEREMAEMRARMQQQLDEYQELLDIKLALDMEIHAYRKLLEGEEERLRLSPSPTSQRSRGRASSHSSQTQGGGSITKKRKLESTESRSSFSQHARTSGRVAVEEVDEEGKFVRLRNKSNEDQSMGNWQIKRQNGDDPLLTYRFPPKFTLKAGQVVTIWAAGAGATHSPPTDLVWKAQNTWGCGNSLRTALINSTGEEVAMRKLVRSVTVVEDDEDEDGDDLLHHHHGSHCTSSGDPAEYNLRSRTVLCGTCGQPADKASASGSGAQVGGPISSGSSASSVTVTRSYRSVGGSGGGSFGDNLVTRSYLLGNSSPRTQSPQNCSIM
- the LMNA gene encoding lamin isoform X2, with product MGNSEGCNTKKEGDLIAAQARLKDLEALLNSKEAALSTALSEKRTLEGELHDLRGQVAKLEAALGEAKKQLQDEMLRRVDAENRLQTMKEELDFQKNIYSEELRETKRRHETRLVEIDNGKQREFESRLADALQELRAQHEDQVEQYKKELEKTYSAKLDNARQSAERNSNLVGAAHEELQQSRIRIDSLSAQLSQLQKQLAAKEAKLRDLEDSLARERDTSRRLLAEKEREMAEMRARMQQQLDEYQELLDIKLALDMEIHAYRKLLEGEEERLRLSPSPTSQRSRGRASSHSSQTQGGGSITKKRKLESTESRSSFSQHARTSGRVAVEEVDEEGKFVRLRNKSNEDQSMGNWQIKRQNGDDPLLTYRFPPKFTLKAGQVVTIWAAGAGATHSPPTDLVWKAQNTWGCGNSLRTALINSTGEEVAMRKLVRSVTVVEDDEDEDGDDLLHHHHGSHCTSSGDPAEYNLRSRTVLCGTCGQPADKASASGSGAQVGGPISSGSSASSVTVTRSYRSVGGSGGGSFGDNLVTRSYLLGNSSPRTQSPQNCSIIQEMGMRWEVEEGRRKVSLSCLP
- the LMNA gene encoding lamin isoform X8, whose product is MLRRVDAENRLQTMKEELDFQKNIYSEELRETKRRHETRLVEIDNGKQREFESRLADALQELRAQHEDQVEQYKKELEKTYSAKLDNARQSAERNSNLVGAAHEELQQSRIRIDSLSAQLSQLQKQLAAKEAKLRDLEDSLARERDTSRRLLAEKEREMAEMRARMQQQLDEYQELLDIKLALDMEIHAYRKLLEGEEERLRLSPSPTSQRSRGRASSHSSQTQGGGSITKKRKLESTESRSSFSQHARTSGRVAVEEVDEEGKFVRLRNKSNEDQSMGNWQIKRQNGDDPLLTYRFPPKFTLKAGQVVTIWAAGAGATHSPPTDLVWKAQNTWGCGNSLRTALINSTGEEVAMRKLVRSVTVVEDDEDEDGDDLLHHHHGSHCTSSGDPAEYNLRSRTVLCGTCGQPADKASASGSGAQVGGPISSGSSASSVTVTRSYRSVGGSGGGSFGDNLVTRSYLLGNSSPRTQSPQNCSIM
- the LMNA gene encoding lamin isoform X6, which gives rise to MRPDWWRLTMGSSVSLRAGWRMPCRNCGPSMKTRWSSIRRSWRRLILPSWTMPGSLLRGTATWWGPPTRSCSSRASASTASLPSSANSRSRALGSSPNPPIPLQLAAKEAKLRDLEDSLARERDTSRRLLAEKEREMAEMRARMQQQLDEYQELLDIKLALDMEIHAYRKLLEGEEERLRLSPSPTSQRSRGRASSHSSQTQGGGSITKKRKLESTESRSSFSQHARTSGRVAVEEVDEEGKFVRLRNKSNEDQSMGNWQIKRQNGDDPLLTYRFPPKFTLKAGQVVTIWAAGAGATHSPPTDLVWKAQNTWGCGNSLRTALINSTGEEVAMRKLVRSVTVVEDDEDEDGDDLLHHHHGSHCTSSGDPAEYNLRSRTVLCGTCGQPADKASASGSGAQVGGPISSGSSASSVTVTRSYRSVGGSGGGSFGDNLVTRSYLLGNSSPRTQSPQNCSIIQEMGMRWEVEEGRRKVSLSCLP
- the LMNA gene encoding lamin isoform X7; this translates as MRPDWWRLTMGSSVSLRAGWRMPCRNCGPSMKTRWSSIRRSWRRLILPSWTMPGSLLRGTATWWGPPTRSCSSRASASTASLPSSANSRSRALGSSPNPPIPLQLAAKEAKLRDLEDSLARERDTSRRLLAEKEREMAEMRARMQQQLDEYQELLDIKLALDMEIHAYRKLLEGEEERLRLSPSPTSQRSRGRASSHSSQTQGGGSITKKRKLESTESRSSFSQHARTSGRVAVEEVDEEGKFVRLRNKSNEDQSMGNWQIKRQNGDDPLLTYRFPPKFTLKAGQVVTIWAAGAGATHSPPTDLVWKAQNTWGCGNSLRTALINSTGEEVAMRKLVRSVTVVEDDEDEDGDDLLHHHHGSHCTSSGDPAEYNLRSRTVLCGTCGQPADKASASGSGAQVGGPISSGSSASSVTVTRSYRSVGGSGGGSFGDNLVTRSYLLGNSSPRTQSPQNCSIM